In Hyalangium ruber, the genomic stretch CGCGCGTCAGGGCGTAATACTCGCTCGTGTCGCCCTGGCCGAAGGCGCTCACCTCGCCGCTCTTCAGCCCCTGGCCTCGGGTGCCACCCGGTGACTTCAACTCCACCGTCTCCTTCGAGGGCAGGCCGTCGCGGAACGCGGTGTCCTCGACCTGGCCACAGCCGACGAACAGCAGGGAGGCGCACAGCAAGCTCTTGCGGAACATGGGTTCTTCCTTTCAGGGGCGGCCCTCACGGGGCCGCGTCGCGTGTGTTCGCCTCCATGGACACAGCCGCCCCGAAAAAGAGAAAAGCCTCTTTTCCAAGTCAGAAAAGGCCAGCAAAGACGCGGGGTTGTCGCTCGCCTGGCTGCTCAGCGGGCGATCTTGTCCCGGGGTACGACATGGAATTTCCCCCGTCCCTAGCTTCACCCCATGGAAAAGCGACACCCGAACCATCCCGGGGAGCTGGGAGTCGACGCCTCGCTGGCCGAGCGCGACCGGGCTCCTGATGAGATCAACGCGCGGGCCCGTGCCGTGGGGCTGCTGCTCGACGCCGGAGTGCCCTTCGTCGTCGGCGGCGCCTATGCCTATGCCACCTATACGGGCATCTACCGCGACACGAAGGACCTGGACCTGTTCCCCCGAAAACGGGACGCGGGTCGGGCGCTCGAGGTGCTGGAGCTGGATGGGTGGCGCACCGAGCGCACCGATGAGGTGTGGCTCTACAAGGCCTTCAAGGGGGAGTACTTCGTCGACTTCATCTTCTCGTCCGGCAACGGCGTGGCGGTGGTGGACGACGAGTGGTTCGAGCACGCGAAGACGGCCACCGTGTTCGGCCATCGGTGCCTGGTGGCGCCCGCCGAGGAGATCATCTGGTCCAAGTCCTTCGTCAACGAGCGCGAGCGCTATGATGGGGCGGACGTGAACCACCTGATCCTCAAGGCCGGTCGGCAGATGGACTGGGAGCGGCTGATGCGTCGCTTCGACCGGTACTGGGAGGTGCTCTTCAGCCACCTGATGATGTTCCGGTTCGCCTACCCGTCCGAGCGCGACATCATCCCCGACTGGGTGATGGCGGAGATGATGTCGCGCACGCTGGACTCGGTGCGCGAGGGCAACTGGGAGGAGAACTTCTGCCGCGGCAATCTGATCTCGCGGGTGAACTACCACGTGGACATCCACCACTGGGGTTTCCGCGATGGCCGGGCCTGGGACGAGAACGATCGAAAGAATGGAGGAGGCGAGCGTGGCGCGCGACCCGAGCTCGAAGATACGGCTAGCAGCGGTCGGTGATCTTCACTGTCGAGACGACCAGCACGGCCGGTTCCGGCAGCTCGTCAAACAGGTCAACGCCTCAGCCGATGTGCTGGTGCTGTGCGGAGACCTGACGGACCGGGGGATGGCCGAAGAGGGCAAGGTGCTGGCCGAGGAGCTGTCGGCCCTGCGAGTGCCGTGTGCCGCGGTGCTGGGCAATCACGACTACGAGCATGGGCAGGTGAAGGAGATCTGCGGTGAGCTGTCCAAGGTGGGCATCCACATCCTGGACGGAGATCACTTCATCTTCGAGAAGGTGCTCGGCATCGCCGGGGTGAAGGGCTTCGGCGGCGGCTTCGGCAACGCCACGTTGCAGGCGTTCGGCGAGGGACAGACCAAGTCCTTCGTGCAGGAGGCGGTGACCGAATCGCTCAAGCTGGAGGCGGCCCTGAGCCACCTCGACACGCCCAAGCGGGTGGTCATCATGCACTACTCGCCCATTCCGGAGACGCTGGAGGGGGAGAACATCGAGATCCGCCCCTTCCTGGGCACCAGCCGCCTGGCCATGCCCATCGACCACTACAAGGCGGAGGCGGTGTTCCACGGGCACGCGCACCACGGCACGCGCGAGGGCAAGACGCGGGGCGGAATCCCCGTCTACAACGTGGCGATGCCGCTGATGGCCAAGCACACCCCGGATCAGCGCTTCGCGATCCTGGAGCTCTGAGAGGCGGGAGAGGGCAGGGGAGGCCGTCGCTTCGGCGGCGACCTCCCCGTGCCGTTGCGGGGCGCTACGGGGTGATGCCGCCGGCCCACACGTGCCGGGGCTCGACCTGGATGCTGGCGGAGCTGCCGTTCGGAGAGCTCAACCCCACGGTGCCCTGGGACAGCGCCTCCGCGGTGACGATGGAGTCCACCAGGATGTCCGCGTCGTGCGGGTCCATGTCCCAGACGATGACGCGCAGCTGCTCGCCGGGATGCACGAAGAGGTTGATGTTCGAGGCGTTCCAGTGGCCCTCATAGAGGTTGTCCAGCTGGGGGCTGCGGTAGACCACGCGCCCGGCCTGGTGGATCTCCACCACCAGCTCGCCGGCGCCCTCGTCCGGCTCCATCGCCAGCGCCTGGGCGGGGATCGCCACCCGGATGGACCTCAGCCGGTAGCCGATGGAGTTGGGGGTGGGCACCGAGTAGTCCTGCGCCACGTTGGTCCCGTCGTACAGCGGGAACATGTTGGCGAACATGCCGTCGGTCTTGCCCATGGCGGGGGTGATGGCGAGATCCAGCCCCGCGATGGACTGCGCGCTGAGGTTGGCCTCCCGGCGCTGGACGATCTCTCCCAGGGGGAACTCCACCATGCCGACGTCGTCGTAGAACTGGCCGTTGCCGTGCGTGACGTTCAGGCGCAGCCGGCGCTCGTCGAAGGC encodes the following:
- a CDS encoding nucleotidyltransferase, with product MEKRHPNHPGELGVDASLAERDRAPDEINARARAVGLLLDAGVPFVVGGAYAYATYTGIYRDTKDLDLFPRKRDAGRALEVLELDGWRTERTDEVWLYKAFKGEYFVDFIFSSGNGVAVVDDEWFEHAKTATVFGHRCLVAPAEEIIWSKSFVNERERYDGADVNHLILKAGRQMDWERLMRRFDRYWEVLFSHLMMFRFAYPSERDIIPDWVMAEMMSRTLDSVREGNWEENFCRGNLISRVNYHVDIHHWGFRDGRAWDENDRKNGGGERGARPELEDTASSGR
- a CDS encoding metallophosphoesterase family protein; its protein translation is MEEASVARDPSSKIRLAAVGDLHCRDDQHGRFRQLVKQVNASADVLVLCGDLTDRGMAEEGKVLAEELSALRVPCAAVLGNHDYEHGQVKEICGELSKVGIHILDGDHFIFEKVLGIAGVKGFGGGFGNATLQAFGEGQTKSFVQEAVTESLKLEAALSHLDTPKRVVIMHYSPIPETLEGENIEIRPFLGTSRLAMPIDHYKAEAVFHGHAHHGTREGKTRGGIPVYNVAMPLMAKHTPDQRFAILEL